A part of Pectobacterium cacticida genomic DNA contains:
- the btuB gene encoding TonB-dependent vitamin B12 receptor BtuB, which translates to MIKKVSLLTALSVTAFSGWAQENHSTQNVSSEQNTDDMVVTANRYAQPVSSVLAANSIVTRADIDRWQAKSLNDVMRRLPGVDIGQNGGLGQKSSLFIRGTNSNHVLVLIDGIRLNQAGISGSSDLSQIPLSLVQKIEYIRGARSAVYGSDAIGGVVNIITTRDKNGTTLAAGVGSKGYQAYDLATQQTLDSGTTVTLAGNYAYTKGFDIAAADAPRQPDRDGFMSKSIYGAVKQQFNEEFSGFLRGYGFDNRTDYDGYDALDNTTWAVLGTPSIRQLYSQTWDAGLQFNRDIYSSQLVASYSHTKDLNFDPAKGRYSPASALDDVKQYNFQWGNTLAVGAGSVSAGVDWQKQTSQPGTNYVMAGHEQRNAGVYATAQQKISSVTLEGAVRGDDNNVFGWHNTWQSSAAWEFIEGYSIFASYGTAYKAPNLNQVYSEKYGNLNLKPEESKQWEGGFEGVTGPINWRLSGYRNDIDNLINFDATNRYSNIQKARIKGAEATASFDTGPLAHTVSFDYLDPRNSQTNKVLLRRAKQQVKYQLDWAAADIDWSVTYQYLGQRYDTDYNTFQPVKLGGVSLWDLAASYPVTSHLTVRGRIANLFDKDYETAYGYRTAGREYYLTGSYTF; encoded by the coding sequence ATGATTAAAAAAGTTTCGCTGCTGACGGCGCTTTCCGTCACGGCATTTTCTGGCTGGGCGCAGGAAAACCATTCAACTCAGAATGTGTCATCGGAACAAAATACCGATGACATGGTTGTAACGGCAAATCGCTACGCCCAGCCGGTTTCGTCGGTGCTGGCGGCAAACAGTATTGTCACGCGAGCGGATATTGATCGCTGGCAAGCGAAGTCGCTCAATGATGTTATGCGTCGCTTGCCGGGTGTGGACATCGGACAAAACGGCGGTTTAGGGCAAAAAAGTTCGTTGTTTATCCGTGGGACTAACTCTAACCATGTGTTGGTGCTGATCGATGGTATTCGTCTGAATCAGGCGGGTATTAGCGGCTCTTCTGACCTCAGCCAGATTCCCCTCTCTTTAGTTCAAAAGATAGAGTATATCCGTGGCGCTCGTTCTGCGGTCTATGGTTCTGATGCTATTGGTGGTGTGGTAAACATCATTACCACCAGAGATAAGAATGGCACCACATTGGCTGCAGGTGTCGGTTCAAAAGGTTACCAAGCTTACGATTTGGCAACCCAGCAAACTTTGGATAGCGGCACAACAGTCACTTTAGCGGGTAACTACGCCTACACAAAGGGGTTTGATATTGCTGCCGCTGATGCTCCACGTCAGCCAGATCGTGATGGATTTATGAGCAAATCCATTTATGGCGCAGTAAAGCAGCAGTTCAACGAGGAGTTTAGCGGTTTTCTGCGTGGTTACGGTTTCGATAACCGAACCGATTATGATGGCTATGACGCTCTTGATAATACGACCTGGGCTGTATTGGGTACACCAAGTATTCGACAGCTTTATAGTCAAACGTGGGATGCTGGTTTGCAATTTAATCGGGATATTTATTCGAGCCAATTAGTCGCCAGTTATAGCCATACCAAGGATCTAAATTTTGATCCTGCCAAGGGGCGTTATAGCCCAGCGTCAGCGCTGGATGATGTAAAGCAATATAATTTTCAATGGGGGAATACGCTTGCTGTTGGTGCGGGGAGCGTGAGTGCGGGTGTGGACTGGCAAAAGCAGACATCGCAGCCAGGTACAAATTATGTGATGGCTGGACACGAACAGCGTAATGCTGGCGTCTACGCCACTGCCCAACAAAAAATAAGTAGTGTGACGCTAGAAGGTGCTGTTAGAGGCGATGACAATAATGTTTTTGGTTGGCATAACACTTGGCAGTCAAGTGCTGCGTGGGAGTTTATTGAGGGGTACAGTATCTTTGCCTCTTATGGCACCGCATACAAAGCACCGAATCTGAATCAAGTCTACAGCGAAAAATACGGTAACCTCAATCTTAAGCCAGAAGAAAGCAAGCAGTGGGAAGGTGGCTTTGAAGGAGTGACTGGTCCAATTAACTGGAGATTATCTGGCTATCGTAACGATATTGATAACCTCATCAATTTTGACGCAACAAATCGTTATAGCAACATCCAAAAAGCACGAATCAAAGGAGCTGAAGCAACGGCATCTTTCGATACTGGCCCTCTGGCTCATACGGTTTCTTTTGATTATCTTGACCCACGTAATAGCCAGACGAATAAAGTGTTATTGCGTCGAGCTAAGCAACAGGTCAAATATCAGTTGGATTGGGCGGCAGCCGATATCGATTGGTCGGTGACTTACCAGTATCTCGGTCAACGTTACGATACAGATTACAATACGTTCCAGCCTGTGAAATTAGGTGGTGTAAGCCTTTGGGATCTCGCGGCCTCATATCCAGTCACCTCTCATCTGACAGTTCGTGGTAGAATCGCCAACCTGTTTGATAAAGATTATGAGACGGCATATGGCTACCGCACGGCAGGGCGAGAATACTATCTCACCGGAAGCTATACCTTCTAA